A window from Cyprinus carpio isolate SPL01 chromosome A11, ASM1834038v1, whole genome shotgun sequence encodes these proteins:
- the LOC122146648 gene encoding CLIP-associating protein 1-A-like, with amino-acid sequence MVFRSSYGSWRGRSNCRPKICARRWCARPVSHSGTCRLCWETNLITEPENIMPTLLNLVPNSAKVMATSGMAAIRLIIRHTHYPRLIPIMTSNCTSKSVAVRRRCYDFLDLLLQEWQTHSLER; translated from the exons ATGGTTTTTCGCAGCAGTTACGGCAGCTGGAGGGGCCGCTCAAACTGTCGACCAAAGATCTGCGCTCGCAGGTGGTGCGCGAGGCCTGTATCACACTCGG GCACCTGTCGTCTGTGTTGGGAAACAAATTTGATCACGGAGCCTGAGAACATCATGCCAACCTTACTGAACCTCGTCCCCAACAGCGCTAAAGTTATGGCCACATCTGGAATGGCGGCGATCCGTCTCATTATACgg caCACTCACTATCCGCGGCTGATTCCCATCATGACCAGCAACTGCACTTCTAAATCAGTGGCTGTCAGAcg ACGCTGCTATGATTTTTTAGATCTTCTGCTTCAGGAGTGGCAGACACATTCTCTAGAGAGGTGA